The following nucleotide sequence is from Streptomyces pactum.
GAGCGCCGCTGGATCGAGGAGATGGGCGGCATGAACCTGTACTTCGTCTTCGGCAACCGCATCGTCACGCCGGAGCTGAGCGGTTCGCTGCTGCCCGGCATCACCCGCGCCTCGCTGCTCCAGCTCGCCGCCGACCTGGGGTACGAGGTCGCCGAGGGCCGGATCTCCGTCGAGGACTGGAAGAACGGCAACGCCGACGGTTCGCTCACCGAGGTCTTCGCCTGCGGCACCGCGGCCGTCATCACCCCGGTCGGGTCGGTGAAGTCCGCCCGCGCCGAGTGGACGGTGGGCGACGGCCGGCCCGGCGAGGTGACCATGAAGCTGCGCCAGGCGCTGCTGGACGTGCAGACCGGCGCCGCGCCGGACACCCACGGCTGGATGCACCGCCTCGGCTGAGCCGGGTCCGCCGCGTCCGGCCGGGTCCCGCCGGGTCCCGCCGCGTCACGGCCGTGCCAGGGACGGAGCAGCCGCAAGGGCGCCCGTCCGCCCCCATCCGGGGCGGGCGGGCGCCCTTCGTCGTGTCCGGGTCCGGCCGGCGCCCCGCCGCACCCGGTCCGTGCGGTCCGTCCAAGAGTTTGGAGTGTCGCTCAAATCTCAGATCCGCGGTGCTGGTGCGTCTGGTGCGGCATACGATCGAGAAGTTAGAGTGGCGTTCTAAACCAAGGAGGTGGGTGCGGGATGCGGCTGACCCCTACCGAACGCGACCGGCTGCTGCTGTTCGGCGCCGCGGAACTGGCACGCACGCGCCGGGCGCGCGGTCTGCGGCTCAATGTGCCGGAGGCCACCGCGCTGATCGCCGACACCGTCTGCGAGGCGGCCCGTGACGGGCGGCGGCTGTCCGAGGCGATCGAGGCGGCCCGGTCGGTCCTGGGCCCCGACGACGTGCTGCCCGGCGTGGCCGACGTGGTCACCGAGGTGCACGTGGAGGCGGTCTTCGACGACGGATCACGGCTCGCGGTGGTGAGCGACCCCATCCGCGGCGCCACCGCCGACGGACGGCCGGCCGGCCTCGGCGACGCGGCCCCCGGGGCGGTGCTGCCCGGTCCGGCGGACCCCGCCCCCACGCCCCGGGTGCGGCTGACCGTACGGAACACCGCCACCGTGCCGGTGAGCGTCACCTCGCACTTCCACTTCTTCGAGGCCAACCCGCGGCTGGAGTTCGACCGCGCCGCCGCCTACGGGATGCGCCTGTGCATCCCCGCGGGATCCTCGCAGCGCTTCGATCCCGGCGCGGTCGCCGAGGTGGGCCTGGTGCCGATCGGCGGCGACCGGGTCGCCATCGGGTTCGCGGGTCTGGTGGACGGGCCGCTGGACGCCCCCGGGGCCCGCGCCGAGGCGCTCCGCCGGGCCGCCGCCTGCGGCTACCTGGGCGCCGTGCCGGACGCCGGCGCCGCGCCCGGCGGCGGGACCCCCGCCCGCACCCGGGCGGACGACGGGACCTCCGGCGCCGCCGCGCCGGGCGGTGGGCGGCCCGGGCGCGCCGCGCCGGAGGGTCCGGCCGGCACTCCGGCCGAGGGCCGGGACGAGGAGGGACGGCGATGAGCATCGACCCGCGGGACTACGCGTCCGTGCACGGGCCCCGCGCCGGGGACCGGGTGGTCCTCGGCGACTCCGGGCTGGTCGTGAGGGTGGAGTCCGACTCCCAGCGGCCCGGTGACGAGTTCCTCGCCGGCTTCGGCAAGACCGCCCGCGACGGCCTCCACCTGAAGGCCGCCGCGGTCCGCGACACCTGCGACGTGGTGATCAGCAACGTCCTGGTCATCGACGCCCTGCTGGGCATCCGCAAGGTGTCCATCGGCATCCGCGAGGGCCGCATCCACGCCATCGGGCGGGCGGGCAACCCCGACACCCTCGACGGCGTGGACGTGGTCGTCGGCACCGGGACCACCATCGTCTCCGGCGAGGGAATGATCGCCACCGCCGGCGCCGTGGACACCCATGTCCACCTGCTCTCGCCGCGGGTGATGGAGGCGTCGCTCGCCTCCGGCGTGACCACCGTCATCGGCCAGGAGTTCGGCCCGGTCTGGGGCGTCGGCGTCAACTCACCCTGGGCGCTGCGCCACGCCTTCAACGCCTTCGACGCCTGGCCGGTCAACATCGGCTTCCTCGCCCGCGGCTCCTCCTCGCACCCCGCACCGCTGGAGGAGGCGCTCGCCGAGGGCGGCGCCTGCGGCTTCAAGGTGCACGAGGACATGGGGGCGCACGCCCGCGCGCTGGACACCGCGCTGCGCGTCGCCGAGGACCACGACGTCCAGGTGGCGCTGCACAGCGACGGCCTCAACGAGTGCCTGTCGGTCGAGGACACCCTCGCGGTGCTGGAGGGGCGGACCATCCACGCCTTCCACATCGAGGGCTGCGGCGGCGGACACGTGCCCAACGTGCTGCGGATGGCCGGGGTGCCGAACGTCATCGGCTCCTCCACCAACCCCACGCTGCCGTTCGGCCGGGACGCGGTCGCCGAGCACTACGGCATGATCGTCTCCGTCCACGACCTCAAGACCGACCTGCCGGGCGACGCCGCGATGGCCCGGGACCGCATCCGCGCCGGGACCATGGGCGCCGAGGACGTCCTGCACGACGTGGGCGCCATCGGCATCACCTCCTCCGACGCCCAGGGCATGGGCCGGGCCGGGGAGACGGTGCGCCGCACCTTCGCCATGGCCGGGAAGATGAAGGCGGAGCTGGGGCCGCTGCCGGACGACGGCCCGCACGACGACAACGGCCGGGTGCTGCGCTACGTCGCCAAGCTCACGATCAACCCCGCGCTCGCCCACGGCCTGGCGCACGAGATCGGCTCGCTGACCGTCGGCAAGCTCGCCGACATCGTGCTGTGGCGGCCGGAGTTCTTCGGCGCCAAGCCCCAGCTGGTGCTGAAGGCCGGCTTCCCCGCGTACGGCGTCACCGGCGACCCGAACGCGGCCACCGACACCTGCGAGCCGCTCGTGCTCGGCCCGCAGTTCGGCGCCCACGGGGCGACCGCCGCGGACCTGTCGGTGGCCTTCGTCGCCCGGGCGGCGGTGGACCGGGAGCGGGACACCGTGCCGACCCGGCGGCGCCGCGTCGCGGTGCGCGGCACCCGCGGCATCGGCCCCGCCGACCTGGTCCGCAACGCCCGGCTGGGCGAGGTCCGGGTGGACGAGCGCAGCGGACTGGTGACGCTCGACGGCGCCCCGATGCGCTCCGAACCGGCCGACCGGATCTCCCTCAACCGCCTGTACTTCCTGTGAACCCCGCCGGCACCGCGCCGCACGCCGGTGCGGTGCCGGCTCCGGCCGTGCCGCCGGACGTCGTGCCGTGTGCCGGATGCGCCGCCCACCGCCCCGCCGTACGCCGGTGCGGTGCCGGCTCCGGCTCCGGCCGCCGTGCCGCACACCGGCCCGGTGCCGGACGCTGCCGCACGGCGGTGCCGGTGCCGGGCCGGTACGGCCGCCGCACCGCCCGCGCGCCCGGCCGCCCGCCGGTGCCGTACGCCCCCCACCGCCCGCCCCGCGCCGTACGCCGGCGCCGCTCCCGGGCCGCCGTCCGCCGCCACCGAACCACCCCGAGGACCGCACCATGACCAGCACCACCACCCCCCGCGCCGGCCGCGGACCCCACCCCCGCCGCCACCGCCGCGCCGGCCGACCGCACCACCCCGGCCGCCGCCGGGTACCGGATGCCCCCCGAGTGGGCGCCGCACGACCGCACCTGGATGGCCTGGCCGGGCCCCAACGCCACGTTCGGCGCGGAGGGGGAGGAGAGCCTGGGGCGGGCCCGGCACGCCTGGGCCGAGGTGGCCCGGGCGGTCCGCCGCTTCGAACCGGTGACGGTGGTCGCGGGCGCCGGGCAGAGCGGCGCGGCGGCCCGGCTGCTGGGCCCGGGCATCGACGTGGTGGAGGCCCCGCTGGACGACGCCTGGATGCGGGACATCGGGCCCACCTTCCTCACCGGCCCCGGCGGGCTCGCCGCCACCGACTGGGTGTTCAACGGCTGGGGCGCCCAGGACTGGGCGGCGTGGGACCGCGACCGGCACATCGGCGCCTTCGTGGCCGGCCGGGCCGGGGCCCGCCGGTTCGCCTCCCCGCTGGTCAACGAGGGCGGCGGCATCCACGTGGACGGTGAGGGCACGGTGCTGCTCACCGAGACCGTCCAGCTCGACCCGGACCGCAACCCGGGGTGGACCCGCGCGCGGGCCGAGGCCGAGATCCACGCCCAGCTCGGCACCCGCAAGGCCATCTGGCTGCCGCGCGGGCTCACCCGCGACTACGGCCGGTTCGGCACCCGCGGCCACGTGGACATCGTCGCCGCCTTCGCCGCCCCCGGCGTGGTCGTGGCGCACACCCAGCCCGACCCGTCCCACCCCGACCACGAGGTCTGCCGCGAGCTGGTGGCGCTGCTGCGCGGCTCCACCGACGCCCGCGGCCGGGAGCTGACCGTGGTGGAGCTGCCCGCGCCCACCGTCACCGAGACCGACGGCGAGCCGGCCGACCTCAGCTACGTCAACCACTACCTGTGCAACGGCGGCGTGGTGCTGTGCGCCTTCGGCGACCCCCGTGACGAGCACGCGGCCGGGATCTTCCGCCGGCTCTTCCCGTCCCGCACGGTCACCCTGGTCGACGCCCGGGAGATCTTCGCAGCCGGTGGCGGCATACACTGCATCACCCAGCAGCAGCCCCGGACCGCCGGGCAGCGGTGAGGCGCGGCCCGGGTCCCCGGCCGGCCCCGCCGGCACCCGCCCGGGCGCCTGCGACACCCCGGCCGGGACCGCCCCGGCCGCCGGCCACGCCCCGGTGGACACGGCGGACCGGCCGGTGAGCACGAGTGAGGGAGGGTCGGTGGTGGCCGGTACGGCCCGTACCCCCAGGCGCCGGGCGAGCCCGCCGCGCGAGCAGGTGCTCGCCGCCGCCATGCGCACCATCGCCGAACACGGCCTGGCCGCCCTGACCATGGCCCAGCTGGGCCGCGAGGTCGGGATGAGCAGCGGCCACCTGCTCTACTACTTCCGCAGCAAGGACGAACTGCTGCTGCAGACCCTGATGTGGAGCGAGGAGCAGCTGGGCGCCGAGCGGCGGGCGGCGCTGTCCCGGCCGGTGTCCGTCCGGGAGCGGCTGGACGCCTTCGTCGAGCTGTACCTGCCGGACGCCGTCCGCGACCCGCGCTGGACGCTCTGGCTGGAGGTGTGGAACCGCTCGCAGGCGGCCGACGAGCCCACCCGGGCCCGCCAGCTGGAACTGGAGCTGGCCTGGCACCGGGACCTGGTGGCGCTGCTGGCCGAGGGGGCATCCCGGGGGGAGTTCGGGGCGGTGGACGCGGACCGGTTCGCGGTGCGCACCCGGGCCATGCTGGACGGCTTCGGCACCCACCTGGTGGTGGGGCTGCCCGGGCTGGACCGGGCGGCGGTGCTCGGCCACGTCCGCGAGTACCTGGACGGCTCGCTCACCCCGGCCGGCTGACGGCGGGGTGACCGGGCGGCCCGCCGGCCGCACGCCCGCCGCCCGCATCCTGAGACGGCCCGCGGACCGCCCCCGGGGTGTGGAAGGATGCGGCCTGTGCTCTCGTTCGCCATGATTATTGGCAGCAGGCGCGCCGGTCCGCAGTGACCGCCCCGTACGAACCGGTACGGCGCGGCCATCGTGCCCCCAGACCCGCGCGCAGACCTCTCGCACCCGCGAGGGGTCTTTTCGTTTCCCGGCCCGACCCCGCCGGGAACGGGAGCGCGAGGGATCATCGAAGGGCGCGGAACCGGGTATTCCGGTAGACCGAGATCCCAACCAGGAGTCAGATCAGCATGACGGACGCAAGCAACACCGTCCCGGGCGACGGCTCGCCGGCCGGCGCCGCCGCCCCCGCCTTCCGTCCGGTGGACGACAGCTTCCACGTCTTCGACACCACGCTGCGCGACGGCGCGCAGCGTGAGGGCATCAACCTCAGCGTCGCGGACAAGCTGGCCATCGCCCGGCACCTGGACGACTTCGGCGTGGGGTTCATCGAGGGCGGCTGGCCCGGCGCCAACCCGCGGGACACCGAGTTCTTCGCCCGGGCCCGTGCCGAGATCGACTTCCGCCACGCCCGCCTCGTCGCCTTCGGCGCCACCCGCAGGGCGGGCGTCCGTGCCGAGGACGACCCGCAGGTGCGGGCGCTGCTGGACTCCGGGGCGCCGGTGATCACCCTGGTCGCCAAGGCGCACGACCGCCATGTGGAGCTCGCGCTGCGCACCAGCCTCGACGAGAACCTGGCGATGATCCGCGACACCGTCTCCCACCTGCGCGCGCGGGGCCGCCGGGTCTTCGTGGACTGCGAGCACTTCTTCGACGGGTACCGCGCCAACCCCGGCTACGCCAAGCAGGTCGTCCGCACCGCCCACGAGGCGGGCGCCGACGTGGTGGTGCTGTGCGACACCAACGGCGGCATGGTGCCCGCCCAGGTGCACGCGGTGGTCGCCACCGTGCTCGCCGACACCGGCGCCCGGCTGGGCATCCACGCCCAGGACGACACCGGCTGCGCGGTGGCCAACACGCTGGCCGCCGTGGACGCCGGTGCCACCCATGTGCAGTGCACCGCCAACGGCTACGGCGAACGGGTCGGCAACGCCAACCTCTTCCCGGTCGTGGCCGCGCTGGAGCTGAAGTACGACCGGCGGGTGCTGCCGCCCGGGACGCTGACCGAGATGACCCGCATCTCGCACGCCATCGCCGAGGTCGTCAACCTCACCCCGTCCACCCACCAGCCCTACGTCGGTGTCTCCGCCTTCGCGCACAAGGCCGGGCTGCACGCCTCGGCGATCAAGGTCGATCCCGACCTGTACCAGCACATCGACCCCGAGCGGGTCGGCAACACCATGCGGATGCTCGTCTCCGACATGGCCGGGCGCGCCTCGGTGGAGCTGAAGGGCAAGGAGCTGGGCATCGACCTCGGCGGCGACCGGGAGCTGATCGGCCGCGTGGTGGAGCGGGTCAAGGAGCGGGAGCTGGCCGGCTACACCTACGAGGCCGCCGACGCCTCGTTCGAGCTGCTGCTCCGCGAGGAGCTCCAGCGGGCGGAGGAGGGGCGGGCCCGCCGGTACTTCCGGCTGGACTCCTGGCGCGCCATCGTCGAGGTCCGCCCGGACGGCAGCCACGTCAACGAGGCCACCGTCAAGCTCTGGGCCAAGGGCGAGCGCATCGTCGCCACCGCCGAGGGCAACGGCCCGGTGAACGCCCTGGACCGGGCGCTGCGGGTGGGACTGGAGCGCATCTACCCGCAGCTGGCCGGGATGGAGCTGGTGGACTACAAGGTCCGCATCCTGGAAGGCCGGCACGGCACCCAGTCCACCACCCGGGTCCTGGTCTCCACCACCGACGGCCGGGACGAGTGGTCCACCGTCGGGGTCGGGGACAACGTGATCGCCGCGTCCTGGGAGGCGCTGGACGACGCGTACGCCTACGGGCTGCGGCGGGCCGGGGTGAGCCCGCAGGAGTAGCGCCCCGCGCCGGGGCGGCCGGGAACCCCCGGGGCTGCCGGGACCCCGGGGCGCCCGGACGGTGGCGGCACCGGACGGTCCCGTGCGGCGGCCGAGGCCGGATGGTCCCGTGCGGCGGCCGAGGCCGGACGGGACAGGGCTGTGGCGCGGGCCGGCGGGGGGCGGGGGGCCGGCAGGGGAGCGGGGGGGCAGGACCGGGCGGCGGCTGGGGTCGGTGGCGGGCGGACCGCCGCCGGACCACCGCGCGACATGCCCTCTTTGCCCTCTTTCGGGTAGCGTCGAAGGTATGCGGAACCGGCTGTTCCCCCTCCTCGCCGGAGTGCTGCTGGCCCTCGCGGCGCTCCTGCCGTGGACGGCCGGCGGCGCCGCCGCCGCGGACACCGGTCTGGACGAGGCGGCCCGGGCCCTGCGGCAAGGCCCGGTCTACGTGGACCCCGGCGCCCGCGACCAGCTCTCGCGCTCCGAGCAGAACGCCCTGGCGGAGCGGATCCGGGACGCGGACAGGCCGGTGTTCGTCGCCGTGCTCCCGGAGGACGACCGGTTCCCCGCGGCGAACCTGCTCAGCGATCTGCGGTCCCGGACCGGGATCACCGGGGTGTACGCCGTCCGGCTCGGCGACGGCTTCGACGCCGGTGCCGACTCCTCGGTGATGTCCAACCGCGCCGTGGACAACCTCGTCCGCTCCGTGGAGCCGCCCGGCGGCCGGGACGCCGCGGGCCAGCTCGACGACTTCGTGGACGGAGCGCTGCAACAGGCCCGGGGCGACGCCCCGGCCTCCTGGGGCGGCGCCTCCCGGGACGCCACCATCGTCGGCGCCCTGGTCACCATCGGCATGCTGCTCGTCGTCGCCGCGATCGGCGCGTTCCTGGTGTCCTCCCGCCGGCGCAGGCGGCAAGAGGCGCAGGAGCAGGCCGCGCTGCGCAAGCTCCGGGTGGTGGTGGACGAGGACATCACCGCCTTCGGCGAGGAACTCGACCGCCTGGACTTCCACCCCGGCGAGCCGGGGGCCGACGACGCGATGCGCGCGGACTACACCCGGGCGCTGGACGGTTACGACGGGGCCAAGGCGGCGATGGCGGCCGCGCGCCACCCCGACGACGTACGGGCCGTCACCCGGGCGCTGGACGACGGCCGCCACGCGCTGGCCGCGCTCGCCGCCCGCCGGGCCGGGAAGCCGCCGCCCGAACGACGGCCCCCCTGCTTCTTCGACCCCCGCCACGGGCCGTCCACCACCGACGCCCGGTGGGCCCCGCCCGGCGGCGCCGAGCGGACCGTCCCGGTGTGCGCCGCCGACGCCGCGCGGCTGGCGGACGGCGAGGAACCGGCCGGCCGCACCGTGGAGACCGCGCGCGGCCGGGTGCCGTACTGGGAGGCCGGACCGGCGTACGGGCCCTGGGCCGGCGGCTACTTCGCCGCCTACGGCGGAGGTCTGCTGCCCGGCCTGCTGGTGGGCACCATGCTCGGCTCGATGCTCACCACCCCGGCCTACGCCGACACCGACGGCTTCGGCGGCGACTTCTCCGGAGGTGACGTCTCCGGCAGCGACTTCGACTCCGGGGACTTCGGCGGCTTCGACGGCGGCGGTGGTTTCGGCGGCGGTGACGGCGGGTTCGGCGGCGGCGACTTCTGAGGCCCCGCGCGGGCGCCGCCCGGCCCGGCTGCCGCTGTGCGCCGCCCCGCCCGGGCCCCCGCCGATCCGCCCGGGCCCTGCGACCCCGGACCCGCGTCGGCCCCCCGGCTCCCGCCCCCTCGCGGGCCGGCCGGCGCCGGGCCGTCACCGGCCGGCCGCACCCGCGTCACCCGGCGGAACCGTCCCGGCCGTCTTCGACGCGCCCCCTGGTCAACGCGCGTAGCAGCGGGCATCATCCTCCTGCTCCACCTGCACCACCGCCATCCGTCAGCATGGTTCCGGCAGGAGGATTCCTCGATGTCCCACCCGGTCCGGCACGTCCTCACCGTCCTCGCCCTGGTCATGGGCGCGCTCTTCGCCCCGGGCGTCGGCGCGCTCAGCGGCGGCCCGGCGCACGCCACCGTCACCGTCACCAAGCTCACCCACTCCCAGGCCACCGCGATGTTCCGCGAGGTGGGCATCACCTGGTCGTCCTCGGGCGGCTGCTCCGACCGCAACAACCCGACCTGCACCTCGTTCGAACAGCTCAACCTGGCCACCGCCCAGGGCGCCCAGACCCTCAAGCGGGCCAGCGGCTGCGCCCTGAACATCACCGGCGGCACCGAGACCGGGCACGCCGGCGGCACCTACAGCCACTGGAACGGCTACAAGCTCGACTTCAGCCCCTACACCTGCCTGAGCAACTACATCACCGGCACCTTCACCTACATCGGCGTCCGGGGCGACGGCGCGAAGATGTGGCAGTCCGGCTCCGGCAACGTCTACGCCCGCGAGAGCAACCACTGGGACGTGCTCTACTACAACTGCGGCGGCTGCTGATGTCCCCGGCCCGGTCCCGGCGGGACTTCCTGGCCACCACCGGCGCGCTCGGTCTCGGCCTGTCCCTCGCCGGACCGGGCCGGCCCGCCGCGGCCGGGCAGCGGGGCGCGCCCGGCACGGAGCCGCCCGCCGGCCCGTACGCCGCGCTCCGCCGCCGCTGGCTGGAGATCACGCTCGGCACCGGTTTCGACCCGGCCGCCGAGCCCTACGCCGCCCGGCTGGCGCGCACCGGGCGGCAGGCCGCCGCCCACCGCGCCGGCCTGCGGCCCGCCCCCGGGTCGCTCTGGCCCGACCTGCCCTACGACCCGCCCGCCGGCATCACCGCCAGCTACCGGCGGCTGGAGACCATGGCCCGGGCGTGGGCCCAGCCGGGCACCGGGCTCACCGGCGACCCGGGCCTGGCCGCGGACGTCACCGCGGGCCTGGACCACCTGGACCGCACCGTCTACCACCCGGGCACCACCCGGTACGGCAACTGGTGGGAGTGGCAGATCGGCAGCCCCCGGCTGCTGCTGGACACCCTGGCGGTCCTCCACGACACCCTGCCCCCGGGCCTGCGGGAGCGGGCCCTGGCCGCCGTGGACCACTTCGTCCCGGACGAGGTGCTGGGGGAGTACACCGGCGTCTCCACCGGCGCCAACCGGGTCGACCTGTGCCGGGTGGTGGCGCTGCGCGGCGTCCTCGGCGAGGCCCCGGCCAAGCTGACGCTCGCCCGCGACGCGCTCTCCCCGGTGTTCCCGTACGTCACCCGCGGCGACGGCCTGTACGCCGACGGCTCCTTCATCCAGCACACCCGGGTGCCCTACACCGGCACCTACGGCCAGGTGCTGCTGGACGGCCTCGGGCGGCTGTTCACCCTGCTGGCCGGCTCGCCCTGGGAGGTTACCGACCCGGGCCGGCACACCGTCCACGACGGCGTCGAACGGGCCTGGGCGCCGCTGCTGTACGACGGCCTGGTCATGGACAGCGTCTCCGGGCGGGCGGTCAGCCGCGGCGTGGTCCCGGACGACCCGGTCCGGTACGGCGACCACCAGCGCGGTCACCAGGTGATGGCGGCCATCACGCTCCTCGCCCTGGCCCTCGACGCCCCCGACGGGCCCGGTACGGCCGCCGGCGCCGTGCTGCGGGACCGCTGGCACGCGCTGGTGAAGGGGTGGATCGAACGCGACACCTGGCTGCCGGTGCTCACCGACCCCCAGTTCGACGTGGCCGACCTGGCGCGGCTGCACGCCGTCGCCGCGAGTCCGGTGCCGGCCGCGCCCGAACCGACCGGGCACCGGATCTTCGCCGCCATGGACCGGGCCGTCCACCGCCGCCCCGGCTGGGCCGTCAACATCGCCATGGCCTCCGACCGGATCGCGTACTACGAGAACGGCAACGGCGAGAACCCACGGGGCTGGCACACCGGTGCCGGGATGCTCCACTGGTGGGGCGGGACCGATCCGCTGAGCCGGCACGGCCAGTACACCGACGCCTTCTGGCCCACCGCCGACCCCTACCGGCTGCCCGGCATCACCGTCTCCGCCAAGCGGCTGGCCGACGACGAGGGCGGCGGCTGGGGCGAGCCCCGGCCGGACGCCCGCCGGGTCGGCGGCACCACCGACGGCGAGTTCGCGGCGCTCGGCCAGGACCTGCGCGGGCTGGCCGGCACCCTCCGGGCGAAGAAGTCCTGGTTCTGCCTGGACGACGCGGTCGTCTGCCTGGCGGCGGGCATCACCGCGCGGGACGGCACGGCCGTGGAGACCGTGATCGACCACCGCAACCTCGGCGCGGAGCCGGCGGCCGGCCCGGACCCCGGCGGCCCCGGCGCGGTGACCGTGGACGGCGTGGCGCAGCCGGACGGCACCGGCTGGAGCGCCACCTTCCGGCGGGCCCACTGGGTCCACCTGCGCGGCCACGGCGGGTACGTCCTGCCCGGTGGCGGCCGGCTGCACGCCCTGCGCGAGGCCCGCACCGGCGCCTGGCGGGACATCAACGACGGTGGCTCCCCGGAGCCGTTCACCCGCCGGTACCTCACCCTGCGGCACGACCACGGCACCGACCCGGTGAACGCCTCCTGCCTCCACCTGCTGATGCCCGGGGCGACGCCCGCGGCGGTCGCCGCCCGCGCCGCGGACCGGCACTGGCTGCGGGTGCTGGAGAACAGCGACCACCGGCAGGGGGTGCTCGTCGACCCGCTGGGCGTCACCGCGGTCAACTTCTGGCGGCCCGGCACCGCCGGACCGCTCACCGCCACCGCCCCGGCGAGCGTCCTGGTCCGCCGCACCGGCACCACCGCCGTGCTCTGCGTCGCCGAACCGGCGCGCACCGGCACCCCGCTGACCGTCGTCTGGCACCACCCGGTGCGCGCGGTCACCGCCCACGGTCCCGGCGTCGAGGTCCTGGCCACCGGCCGCGCGCTGCGGCTGCGGATCACACCGGGGACCGCGTGCGTCACCCACCGCTGTACGGTGACCCTGCCCGGCTGAGACCGGTCCGGTGCTGCCGTCGCCGGCCCGCGCCCGCCCCGTACGCGCCGCCCCGTACGCGCCGGCCGCCGGGCGACGCACCGCGCCCGGCGCCGCACGGCACCTCCCGGGGCCGGCCGGCCCGGGACCCACCGCGCAGCCCGGTGCCGGGACCGGCCCACGGGCCGCCGGAGGGCACGCCGGCCCGCCCACCGGGGCCGGCCCGCCCGCCCGCCGTCCGCCGCCCGTGTGCGCCCGTACGGGTGGTGAAGGCCGGTGAACCGGCAGATGGCCCGGCAGGGTTTGTGGGGTGCCGACAGAGCGGACTGGCCTTTGGTACAACAGCCGACGGCAAACCCACAGAGCAGTTCTGTTCTGCCTGCCCACCAAAACGCGTGTGACGTTGTATGAAACCGACATGCGTCTCCCGGGCCCCGGGCACGTACCGTCGTTCCATGACCAATCTCGAAGGTGCGCCCGAAGAGGCGAGTGACGTCCGCGGGCGCGTCGCCGAGCTGCACGCCATCCGCGAGCAGGTACGGCGCGGTCCGAGCGAGCGGGCGACCGAGGCCCAGAAGGCCAAGGGCAAGCTGACCGCCCGGGAGCGGATCGATCTGCTGCTGGACGAGGGTTCCTTCAACGAGGTGGAGCCGCTGCGGCGGCACCGGGCCACCGGGTTCGGGCTGGAGGCCAAACGGCCCTACACCGACGGTGTGATCACCGGCTGGGGAACGGTGCACGGCCGCACCGTCTTCGTCTACGCCCACGACTTCCGGATCTTCGGCGGCGCGCTGGGCGAGGCCCACGCCACCAAGATCCACAAGATCATGGACATGGCCATCTCGGCGGGCGCGCCCCTGGTGTCGCTCAACGACGGTGCCGGTGCCCGCATCCAGGAGGGCGTCTCCGCGCTCGCCGGCTACGGCGGCATCTTCCAGCGGAACACCAAGGCGTCCGGCGTCATCCCGCAGATAAGCGTGATGCTCGGGCCGTGCGCCGGCGGCGCCGCCTACTCCCCGGCCCTCACCGACTTCGTCTTCATGGTCCGCGAGACCTCGCAGATGTTCATCACCGGCCCGGACGTGGTCCAGGCCGTGACGGGTGAGAAGGTCACCCAGAACGGGCTGGGCGGCGCGGACGTGCACGCCGAGACCTCCGGGGTGTGCCACTTCGCGTACGACGACGAGGAGTCGTGCCTGGAGGAGGTGCGCTACCTGCTGTCGCTGCTGCCGCAGAACAACCGGGAGAACCCCCCGGTGGCGGAGTCCGAGGACCCGGTGGACCGCAGGGGCGAGGCGCTGCTGGACCTGGTCCCGGCCGACGGCAACCGCCCCTACGACATGCGCAAGGTCATCGAGGAGATCGTCGACGACGGCGAGTACCTGGAGGTCCACGAGCGCTGGGCGACCAACATCATCTGCGCCCTCACCCGGCTCGACGGCCAGGTGGTCGGCATCATCGCCAACCAGCCGCAGT
It contains:
- a CDS encoding agmatine deiminase family protein, producing the protein MPPEWAPHDRTWMAWPGPNATFGAEGEESLGRARHAWAEVARAVRRFEPVTVVAGAGQSGAAARLLGPGIDVVEAPLDDAWMRDIGPTFLTGPGGLAATDWVFNGWGAQDWAAWDRDRHIGAFVAGRAGARRFASPLVNEGGGIHVDGEGTVLLTETVQLDPDRNPGWTRARAEAEIHAQLGTRKAIWLPRGLTRDYGRFGTRGHVDIVAAFAAPGVVVAHTQPDPSHPDHEVCRELVALLRGSTDARGRELTVVELPAPTVTETDGEPADLSYVNHYLCNGGVVLCAFGDPRDEHAAGIFRRLFPSRTVTLVDAREIFAAGGGIHCITQQQPRTAGQR
- a CDS encoding TetR/AcrR family transcriptional regulator; the protein is MAGTARTPRRRASPPREQVLAAAMRTIAEHGLAALTMAQLGREVGMSSGHLLYYFRSKDELLLQTLMWSEEQLGAERRAALSRPVSVRERLDAFVELYLPDAVRDPRWTLWLEVWNRSQAADEPTRARQLELELAWHRDLVALLAEGASRGEFGAVDADRFAVRTRAMLDGFGTHLVVGLPGLDRAAVLGHVREYLDGSLTPAG
- a CDS encoding urease subunit alpha; amino-acid sequence: MSIDPRDYASVHGPRAGDRVVLGDSGLVVRVESDSQRPGDEFLAGFGKTARDGLHLKAAAVRDTCDVVISNVLVIDALLGIRKVSIGIREGRIHAIGRAGNPDTLDGVDVVVGTGTTIVSGEGMIATAGAVDTHVHLLSPRVMEASLASGVTTVIGQEFGPVWGVGVNSPWALRHAFNAFDAWPVNIGFLARGSSSHPAPLEEALAEGGACGFKVHEDMGAHARALDTALRVAEDHDVQVALHSDGLNECLSVEDTLAVLEGRTIHAFHIEGCGGGHVPNVLRMAGVPNVIGSSTNPTLPFGRDAVAEHYGMIVSVHDLKTDLPGDAAMARDRIRAGTMGAEDVLHDVGAIGITSSDAQGMGRAGETVRRTFAMAGKMKAELGPLPDDGPHDDNGRVLRYVAKLTINPALAHGLAHEIGSLTVGKLADIVLWRPEFFGAKPQLVLKAGFPAYGVTGDPNAATDTCEPLVLGPQFGAHGATAADLSVAFVARAAVDRERDTVPTRRRRVAVRGTRGIGPADLVRNARLGEVRVDERSGLVTLDGAPMRSEPADRISLNRLYFL
- the cimA gene encoding citramalate synthase, whose product is MTDASNTVPGDGSPAGAAAPAFRPVDDSFHVFDTTLRDGAQREGINLSVADKLAIARHLDDFGVGFIEGGWPGANPRDTEFFARARAEIDFRHARLVAFGATRRAGVRAEDDPQVRALLDSGAPVITLVAKAHDRHVELALRTSLDENLAMIRDTVSHLRARGRRVFVDCEHFFDGYRANPGYAKQVVRTAHEAGADVVVLCDTNGGMVPAQVHAVVATVLADTGARLGIHAQDDTGCAVANTLAAVDAGATHVQCTANGYGERVGNANLFPVVAALELKYDRRVLPPGTLTEMTRISHAIAEVVNLTPSTHQPYVGVSAFAHKAGLHASAIKVDPDLYQHIDPERVGNTMRMLVSDMAGRASVELKGKELGIDLGGDRELIGRVVERVKERELAGYTYEAADASFELLLREELQRAEEGRARRYFRLDSWRAIVEVRPDGSHVNEATVKLWAKGERIVATAEGNGPVNALDRALRVGLERIYPQLAGMELVDYKVRILEGRHGTQSTTRVLVSTTDGRDEWSTVGVGDNVIAASWEALDDAYAYGLRRAGVSPQE
- the ureA gene encoding urease subunit gamma gives rise to the protein MRLTPTERDRLLLFGAAELARTRRARGLRLNVPEATALIADTVCEAARDGRRLSEAIEAARSVLGPDDVLPGVADVVTEVHVEAVFDDGSRLAVVSDPIRGATADGRPAGLGDAAPGAVLPGPADPAPTPRVRLTVRNTATVPVSVTSHFHFFEANPRLEFDRAAAYGMRLCIPAGSSQRFDPGAVAEVGLVPIGGDRVAIGFAGLVDGPLDAPGARAEALRRAAACGYLGAVPDAGAAPGGGTPARTRADDGTSGAAAPGGGRPGRAAPEGPAGTPAEGRDEEGRR